From Euzebya sp., one genomic window encodes:
- a CDS encoding AMP-binding protein, whose amino-acid sequence MGHDALTWRAMGYHTDQWIGWLLPLAAEWWPDRDALVLADERITFAALAVRSRQIAAQLTALGIGPGDTVSWTLGNSVDAVAVASAIWHVGATSNPVVPIYRAHELTAVLTQVRPAAVVVPSDYRGRDYTAEFDEVLATTDLRLRGRIVAGEGRDGWQPLTTAAAGGDAPDIDVTSRPGDAPCLVLFTSGTTSAPKGAVHTSATLLHECRAMATDWALTWRDAMFMASPLTHITGLLQGFLVPAMTGATAVLQDRWDRDAAIELIESEGVTYAAGATPFLQGIVDAYTRRGTRPTTLRQFTSGGASVPPQLIEDADGLGIAAHRLWGMTELPTATRANDTVDLWHRAHTDGQVAIGVQAEAVDAQRQPLPPGSEGELRIRGPERMVGYLDPAMDVEAIDADGWFYTGDVGVVSADGFVSITGRIKEIINRGGEKFSVRDIEEAILRHPQVSDVAVVGVPDDRLGEGVAAVVVADVADAGALHPPLAGFLEDLGLARQKLPTTVVVATDLPRTASGKLRRNQIVDDLTTGRRP is encoded by the coding sequence ATGGGACACGACGCGCTGACGTGGCGGGCGATGGGGTACCACACCGACCAGTGGATCGGCTGGCTGCTGCCGCTGGCGGCGGAGTGGTGGCCGGACCGCGACGCGCTGGTGCTGGCCGACGAGCGGATCACCTTCGCCGCGCTGGCCGTCCGGTCCCGGCAGATCGCCGCGCAGCTGACCGCCCTCGGCATCGGCCCCGGCGACACCGTGTCGTGGACGCTCGGGAACTCCGTCGACGCGGTCGCGGTGGCCAGCGCCATCTGGCACGTCGGCGCGACCAGCAACCCGGTCGTGCCGATCTACCGGGCGCACGAGCTGACCGCGGTGCTGACCCAGGTGCGGCCTGCCGCGGTCGTCGTCCCGTCGGACTACCGCGGACGTGACTACACCGCCGAGTTCGACGAGGTGCTCGCGACCACCGACCTGCGGCTGCGTGGACGCATCGTGGCGGGGGAGGGGAGGGACGGCTGGCAGCCCCTCACGACCGCCGCCGCCGGCGGTGACGCGCCCGACATCGACGTGACCAGCCGGCCCGGCGATGCGCCGTGCCTGGTGCTGTTCACCTCAGGCACCACCTCGGCGCCCAAGGGGGCGGTGCACACCAGCGCCACGCTGCTGCACGAGTGCCGGGCCATGGCGACGGACTGGGCGCTGACGTGGCGCGACGCGATGTTCATGGCCTCCCCCCTCACCCACATCACCGGGTTGCTGCAGGGGTTCCTGGTGCCGGCGATGACCGGGGCGACCGCGGTGCTGCAGGACCGCTGGGACCGCGACGCCGCGATCGAGCTGATCGAGTCCGAGGGCGTCACCTACGCCGCGGGCGCCACCCCCTTCCTGCAGGGGATCGTCGACGCCTACACCCGGCGGGGGACGAGGCCCACGACGTTGCGGCAGTTCACCTCCGGCGGCGCGTCGGTCCCCCCACAGCTGATCGAGGACGCCGACGGGCTGGGCATCGCCGCCCACCGGTTGTGGGGCATGACCGAGCTGCCGACCGCCACGCGCGCCAACGACACCGTCGACCTGTGGCACCGCGCCCACACCGACGGGCAGGTCGCCATCGGGGTGCAGGCGGAGGCCGTCGACGCGCAACGCCAGCCGCTGCCACCGGGCAGCGAGGGTGAGCTGCGGATCCGCGGGCCCGAGCGGATGGTCGGCTACCTGGACCCCGCGATGGACGTCGAGGCCATCGACGCCGACGGCTGGTTCTACACCGGCGACGTCGGCGTGGTCTCAGCCGACGGGTTCGTGTCGATCACCGGGCGGATCAAGGAGATCATCAACCGGGGCGGTGAGAAGTTCAGCGTCCGCGACATCGAGGAGGCGATCCTGCGCCACCCCCAGGTCAGCGATGTCGCCGTGGTCGGGGTGCCCGACGATCGACTGGGTGAGGGGGTCGCCGCGGTGGTGGTCGCCGACGTCGCGGATGCGGGGGCGCTTCACCCCCCGCTGGCCGGCTTCCTCGAGGACCTGGGGCTGGCCCGCCAGAAGCTGCCGACCACCGTCGTGGTGGCGACCGACCTGCCCCGCACCGCGTCGGGCAAGCTGCGACGCAACCAGATCGTCGACGACCTGACCACTGGGAGACGCCCATGA
- a CDS encoding SDR family NAD(P)-dependent oxidoreductase — MSQPTDETRLDGKAVVVTGAGRGLGAAYALACAAAGAAVVVNDIDGDAVEEVVGTITDAGGTAMAAVGSVATAESAAAVVDRCAAELGAVDGLVANAGIFPEGPPWEITPEQVEACTATNVVGVLACGTRAISHMVSQGRGGSIVTVTSGAALGMPAMSLYAASKGAVLSATWAWATDTGGTGIRVNAISPLARTPMVEASPSGRGRVDPSHRPEDVAPLVVALLSDATAPITGQVVRFDGRTLSTLSPPAFDGPGVTRPAWEAAEVAAALAGLSTDDDR; from the coding sequence ATGAGCCAGCCGACGGATGAGACCCGGCTGGACGGCAAGGCCGTCGTCGTCACCGGCGCCGGTCGCGGGCTGGGCGCCGCCTACGCCCTGGCGTGCGCCGCCGCCGGCGCGGCCGTCGTCGTCAACGACATCGACGGCGACGCCGTCGAGGAGGTCGTCGGCACGATCACCGACGCGGGCGGCACCGCCATGGCCGCTGTCGGGTCGGTCGCCACCGCCGAGTCGGCCGCGGCGGTCGTCGACCGCTGCGCCGCCGAGCTCGGCGCCGTCGACGGGTTGGTCGCCAACGCCGGGATCTTCCCCGAGGGCCCGCCCTGGGAGATCACCCCCGAGCAGGTCGAGGCGTGCACCGCCACCAACGTCGTCGGCGTCCTGGCCTGCGGCACCCGTGCGATCAGCCACATGGTCAGCCAGGGCCGCGGCGGATCGATCGTGACCGTCACCTCCGGCGCGGCCCTCGGCATGCCCGCGATGAGCCTCTACGCCGCCTCGAAGGGCGCGGTCCTCTCCGCCACGTGGGCCTGGGCCACCGACACCGGTGGCACCGGGATCCGGGTCAACGCGATCTCGCCGCTGGCCCGCACCCCGATGGTGGAGGCGTCACCCTCGGGCCGCGGCCGCGTCGACCCCTCCCACCGTCCCGAGGACGTCGCCCCCCTGGTCGTCGCGCTGCTGTCCGACGCCACCGCACCGATCACCGGGCAGGTGGTCCGCTTCGACGGGCGGACCCTGTCGACCCTGTCGCCACCTGCCTTCGACGGGCCGGGGGTGACCCGGCCGGCGTGGGAGGCTGCGGAGGTGGCCGCGGCCCTCGCCGGCCTGTCGACCGACGACGACCGCTGA
- a CDS encoding SDR family oxidoreductase, whose protein sequence is MTRTALITGGSGGIGRACGRRLAELGYDVVLAARRQDRLAQIAEELNVEGVVADVTDEDDVLRLCGVRPSWSVLVHAAGTLDGSDIAQQPTDVFDDVYRTLLRSTYMLSKHTAARMAPGGRQILMGSTAGLRPMKGLSAYSAFKAGLNAFAAVGEAELEEHGIGVHVIAPGPVDTPMLRHRWHSLVPDDVADAVAFLVGLRPGVAVPLIEMRMAKTGPFAPDLTGGSAGVGEV, encoded by the coding sequence ATGACCCGCACCGCGCTCATCACCGGCGGGAGCGGCGGCATCGGTCGAGCCTGCGGCCGGCGGCTGGCCGAGCTTGGCTACGATGTCGTCCTCGCCGCCCGGCGACAGGACCGGCTCGCGCAGATCGCTGAGGAGTTGAACGTCGAGGGAGTGGTCGCCGACGTCACCGACGAGGACGACGTCCTCCGGCTGTGCGGCGTTCGGCCGAGCTGGTCGGTGTTGGTCCACGCCGCCGGCACGCTGGACGGCAGCGACATCGCCCAGCAGCCCACCGACGTCTTCGACGACGTCTACCGGACGTTGCTGCGGTCGACGTACATGCTGTCCAAGCACACCGCGGCGCGGATGGCGCCCGGCGGCCGGCAGATCCTCATGGGATCGACCGCGGGGCTGCGGCCGATGAAGGGTCTGTCGGCGTACTCGGCGTTCAAGGCGGGTCTGAACGCCTTCGCGGCGGTCGGCGAGGCGGAGCTCGAGGAGCACGGCATCGGTGTGCACGTCATCGCCCCCGGGCCGGTCGACACCCCGATGCTGCGCCACAGGTGGCACTCGCTGGTGCCGGACGACGTGGCGGACGCCGTCGCGTTCCTCGTCGGCCTGCGTCCGGGCGTGGCGGTGCCCCTCATCGAGATGCGCATGGCCAAGACCGGCCCGTTCGCGCCGGACCTGACGGGCGGGTCGGCTGGGGTGGGGGAGGTCTGA
- a CDS encoding FadR/GntR family transcriptional regulator: MSGVGRPPSRARGIRLAEIVAADLREQILTGGFDGDSLPKQDDLMDMFGVSGPSLREALRILEAEGLVTVRRGKVGGAEIHRPSGASAAYMTAVTLQGERTTLDDLSDALRMLEPPCAALCAERPDREALGESLEANLTATEEAIGDGVEFTSLARGFHGIVVDHVLNPAIRLVVRSLVSVWTAQQETWADQASLEGRYPDTDSQVAVFRTHRRIAREILAGEGAAAERTARKHLEASHAVVLADLGGGRLIDAVSARAVEEFRRQT, encoded by the coding sequence GTGAGCGGAGTCGGACGTCCCCCGTCGCGCGCCAGGGGGATCAGGTTGGCCGAGATCGTCGCCGCGGATTTGCGCGAGCAGATCCTGACCGGCGGCTTCGACGGCGACTCGCTGCCCAAGCAGGACGACCTGATGGACATGTTCGGCGTGTCGGGCCCGTCGCTGCGGGAGGCGCTGCGGATCCTCGAGGCCGAGGGGCTGGTCACGGTCCGGCGCGGCAAGGTCGGCGGGGCGGAGATCCACCGGCCCTCTGGCGCCTCGGCGGCCTACATGACGGCGGTGACGCTGCAGGGGGAGCGGACGACGCTGGACGACCTGTCCGACGCGCTGCGGATGCTCGAACCACCGTGCGCCGCGCTGTGCGCGGAGCGGCCGGACCGGGAGGCGCTGGGCGAGTCGTTGGAGGCGAACCTGACGGCGACGGAGGAGGCGATCGGCGACGGGGTGGAGTTCACCAGCCTGGCCCGGGGGTTCCACGGCATCGTGGTCGATCATGTCCTGAACCCCGCGATCAGGCTGGTGGTCCGGAGCCTGGTGTCGGTGTGGACAGCCCAGCAGGAGACCTGGGCGGACCAGGCGTCGCTGGAAGGCCGCTACCCCGACACCGACAGCCAGGTCGCGGTCTTCCGCACCCACCGCCGCATCGCGCGGGAGATCCTGGCGGGGGAGGGGGCGGCGGCGGAGCGGACGGCCCGCAAGCACCTGGAGGCCTCCCACGCCGTGGTGCTGGCCGACCTGGGCGGCGGCCGGCTGATCGACGCGGTGTCGGCCCGGGCGGTGGAGGAGTTCCGGCGCCAGACGTGA
- a CDS encoding ABC transporter ATP-binding protein yields MAELTCRDVTVRYGGVHAVTVDRLDVPDATCVAVVGPNGAGKTSLLRGLSGLEAVDRGAAITLDGTPLHDLPAETRVRAGLGHVLENRHVFPRLSVRENLTLAHVATAGRRGGDADLRRALDVFGELEEMFDTPASALSGGQQQFLAFARALMARPRVLLLDEPTVGLAPRLVARISEGIEQVLAAGTAVLLVEQRLEVVQRVASVAHILVSGTVAETADPTAADFGDIVHRRYLGQTT; encoded by the coding sequence ATGGCCGAGCTGACCTGCCGGGACGTGACCGTCCGCTACGGCGGCGTCCACGCGGTCACGGTCGACCGGCTCGACGTGCCCGACGCGACGTGCGTCGCCGTCGTCGGCCCCAACGGCGCCGGCAAGACGTCCCTGCTGCGCGGCCTGAGCGGCCTCGAAGCCGTCGACCGCGGGGCGGCGATCACCCTGGACGGCACGCCGCTGCACGACCTGCCCGCCGAGACCCGCGTCCGCGCCGGCCTGGGCCACGTGCTCGAGAACCGCCACGTCTTCCCGCGGCTGAGCGTCCGCGAGAACCTGACCCTCGCCCACGTCGCCACCGCTGGCCGCCGCGGCGGCGACGCCGACCTGCGCCGCGCCCTCGACGTGTTCGGTGAGCTCGAGGAGATGTTCGACACCCCCGCCAGCGCCCTCAGCGGCGGCCAGCAGCAGTTCCTCGCCTTCGCCCGCGCGCTGATGGCCCGTCCCCGCGTCCTGCTGCTCGACGAGCCGACCGTCGGCCTTGCCCCCCGCCTGGTGGCCCGCATCTCCGAGGGGATCGAGCAGGTCCTGGCCGCCGGCACCGCCGTGCTGCTGGTCGAGCAGCGCCTGGAGGTCGTCCAGCGCGTCGCCTCGGTCGCCCACATCCTGGTCAGCGGCACGGTCGCCGAGACCGCCGACCCGACCGCCGCCGACTTCGGCGACATCGTCCACCGCCGCTACCTGGGACAGACCACATGA